The DNA window GACGTGTACAGGGCGATGGCCTCCGGCTGCTGGGTGCCCGTCTCCAGGACCATCCGGACGCGGCCGGCCGCGCGGGCGTCGTCCTCCAGCGCGGCCAGGATGCGCCGGGCCAGGCCGAGGCCCCGGCAAGCGGGGATCACGTACATGCGCTTCAGCTCGGCGTCGCCGTCCGCGTAGCCCTCGCCGTTCTCGTCCAGGGCCCGCCAGGCGCCGGTGGCGACGGGACGGTCCCGGTCGTCGTAGGCGATGAGGAAGAGGCCGCCCGGTGGCCGGAACATCGCGGGGTCCAGCGGGGTCGTGTCGCCCTCGCCGTTGTAGCGCTCGATGTATTCCTGCTGCACCTCGGCTTCGAGCTTCACGGCGTCGGGGTGGTCGTACGAGGCGATCTGTATATTCATGCGAGTCAGCGTACTTCTATGCGGAGTCCGAGCGGTGGACGCATTCCGGTGGCCGGTTCCGGTGTCTGTATTGTGCCGGGATGCTCACTGTGACCACCGTGAATGTTAACGGCCTGCGCGCCGCTGCCAAGAAGGGCTTCGTGCCGTGGCTGGCGGAAACCCCGGCCGATGTGATCTGCCTCCAGGAGGTGCGGGCCGAACCGCAGCAGCTCCCCGCCGAGGTCAGGGAGCCCGAGGGCTGGCACGTCGTGCACGCCCCCGCCGCCGCCAAGGGGCGGGCGGGCGTCTCCCTCTACACGCGGCGGGAGCCGGAGCGGGTACGGGTCGGATTCGGCAGCACGGAGTTCGACGGGAGCGGACGGTACGTCGAGGCGGACCTGCCGGGGGTCACGGTGGCCAGCCTGTACCTGCCCTCCGGTGAGGTCGGTACGGAGCGGCAGGACGAGAAGGTGCGGTTCATGGACGAGTTCCTGCCGTACCTGAAGGGCCTGAAGGAGCGCGCGGCGGCGGACGGGCGCGAGGTGCTGGTGTGCGGTGACTGGAACATCGCCCACCAGGAGGCCGACCTCAAGAACTGGAAGGCCAACCGGAAGTCCTCCGGGTTCCTGCCGGAGGAGCGGGAGTGGCTGACGCGGGTGTTCGCGGAGGCGGAGTACGTCGACGTGGTGCGCGCGCTGCATCCGGACCAGGAGGGCCCGTACACCTGGTGGTCCTACCGGGGGAAGGCGTTCGACAACGACTCGGGATGGCGCATCGACTACGCGGTGGCGACGCCGGGGCTGGCCGGCCGGGCGGTCAAGGCGTACGTCGAGCGGGCGGCCGCGTACGACCTGCGCTGGTCGGACCACGCGCCGGTGACGACGGTCTTCGCGCGCTGAGCGGCGGGGCGCCGGGCGCCGAGGGTGCGGGCCGCGACCGGGGGCCGGTCGCGGGCTAGGCGTCCTTCTCGGCCCTGACCAGGCGGTCGAGGGCCATCGAGAGTTCCGCCTCGACCACGCTCTTGGCGAGCGGGCGCAGGCGCTCCAGGGGGGCGGCGCCCTGCGAGCCGCTGCCCGGCGGCTCCTCCTTGAGGTGGGAGCGGACCATGTCCGCGAAGATCTCGGCCATCGCCGTCGTGTGTTTGCGCACCTCCCGGCCCGCTCGGAGCACGGCGG is part of the Streptomyces agglomeratus genome and encodes:
- a CDS encoding GNAT family N-acetyltransferase, which codes for MNIQIASYDHPDAVKLEAEVQQEYIERYNGEGDTTPLDPAMFRPPGGLFLIAYDDRDRPVATGAWRALDENGEGYADGDAELKRMYVIPACRGLGLARRILAALEDDARAAGRVRMVLETGTQQPEAIALYTSSGYAPTKKFGHFREYEDSRCFAKPLAP
- a CDS encoding exodeoxyribonuclease III, translating into MLTVTTVNVNGLRAAAKKGFVPWLAETPADVICLQEVRAEPQQLPAEVREPEGWHVVHAPAAAKGRAGVSLYTRREPERVRVGFGSTEFDGSGRYVEADLPGVTVASLYLPSGEVGTERQDEKVRFMDEFLPYLKGLKERAAADGREVLVCGDWNIAHQEADLKNWKANRKSSGFLPEEREWLTRVFAEAEYVDVVRALHPDQEGPYTWWSYRGKAFDNDSGWRIDYAVATPGLAGRAVKAYVERAAAYDLRWSDHAPVTTVFAR